The proteins below come from a single Edaphobacter acidisoli genomic window:
- a CDS encoding heavy-metal-associated domain-containing protein encodes MQNTLNLSVTGMHCGSCVRRVTTALEAVPGVQVQSVEVGLAHVAFDPDKATPQEIAASINRIGFQASIQ; translated from the coding sequence ATGCAGAATACCCTCAATCTCTCAGTCACCGGAATGCACTGTGGCTCCTGCGTGCGCCGTGTGACAACTGCCCTCGAAGCCGTCCCTGGCGTTCAGGTTCAATCAGTCGAGGTCGGACTTGCACACGTTGCCTTTGACCCCGATAAAGCCACGCCTCAAGAGATCGCAGCCAGTATCAACCGCATCGGCTTTCAAGCGAGCATCCAGTAA
- a CDS encoding NirA family protein — MVAETLANTTFGTEQFTAEQKEYLRDFFAKVAESRPLPFVGHTAAGLITNDRSSGLANQAEPAEETYFGAPVSDLCREERWKFEQNPLDLWDKLLEHANENKVPAVEDVFRFKFHGLFYVAPAQDSFMLRMRVPGGVIKSHQLRGLAELASLYGAGRAEMTTRSNFQLREFQPKDIVRVLNKVQSLGMSSRGSGADNVRNITASPLAGIDPCELYDVAPLAEALNAYIYNSRDMYGLPRKFNVAFDGGGNISVVADTNDIGFLAVEVGEGQDVPAGIYFRVLLCGITGHKQFASDCGVLLRPDQTVAVAAAMIRVFAENGDRTDRKKARLKYLVDTWGVERFLAETEKRLAFPLIHLAAESCKPRKPINRQGHIGVHPQSQKGMNYIGVVVPVGRVTAEQMVTLARVAEHFGTGELRLTVWQNALVPNVADANVDAAVEAIRAAGLNIEVGGVLGGTVACTGNKGCKYAASDTKSHAVELANFLDERFRILQPVNLHVTGCSHSCAQHYIGDIGLMGVKVNGEEGYQVNIGGGSDQDQGIGRELIPAIRFADLPAAMEGLFAAYTEQRGAEESFLEFSRRHSIEELKSFCMAQEVR; from the coding sequence ATGGTTGCCGAGACTCTTGCAAACACAACCTTCGGGACCGAGCAGTTCACTGCGGAGCAGAAGGAATATCTGCGAGACTTCTTCGCGAAGGTCGCCGAGAGCAGGCCACTGCCTTTTGTCGGACACACCGCTGCGGGCCTGATTACAAACGATCGTTCATCTGGTTTGGCGAATCAGGCGGAGCCGGCAGAAGAGACTTACTTCGGCGCGCCCGTCTCGGACCTGTGCCGTGAAGAGCGCTGGAAGTTCGAACAGAATCCGCTGGATCTGTGGGACAAGCTGCTGGAGCATGCGAACGAGAACAAAGTTCCCGCAGTGGAAGATGTCTTTCGCTTCAAGTTTCACGGGCTGTTCTACGTTGCGCCGGCGCAGGACTCGTTCATGCTTCGGATGCGGGTTCCGGGTGGTGTGATTAAGTCGCATCAGTTGCGCGGGCTCGCGGAGCTGGCCTCGCTGTATGGCGCGGGACGGGCAGAGATGACGACACGCAGCAACTTTCAGTTGCGTGAGTTTCAGCCGAAGGACATTGTTCGCGTTCTCAATAAAGTTCAGTCGCTCGGCATGTCTTCGCGTGGCTCTGGCGCGGACAACGTGCGCAATATTACGGCCTCGCCGCTTGCGGGGATCGATCCTTGTGAGCTGTACGATGTCGCTCCGCTGGCGGAGGCGCTGAATGCGTATATCTACAACTCGCGCGACATGTATGGGCTGCCGCGCAAGTTCAACGTTGCCTTCGATGGCGGCGGCAACATCAGCGTGGTTGCCGACACGAATGACATTGGCTTTCTTGCAGTAGAAGTGGGTGAAGGTCAGGACGTTCCGGCGGGTATTTACTTCCGTGTCCTGCTCTGTGGGATTACCGGACACAAGCAGTTCGCCAGCGACTGCGGCGTGCTGCTGCGACCTGACCAAACGGTCGCTGTAGCTGCCGCGATGATTCGTGTCTTTGCTGAAAACGGCGACCGCACCGACCGCAAGAAGGCGCGCCTGAAGTACCTGGTCGACACGTGGGGTGTCGAGCGCTTTCTTGCCGAGACGGAAAAGCGTCTTGCCTTTCCGCTGATTCACCTTGCGGCTGAGTCATGCAAGCCGCGCAAACCAATCAACCGGCAGGGGCACATTGGTGTGCACCCGCAGAGCCAGAAGGGAATGAACTATATCGGCGTAGTGGTCCCTGTAGGCCGCGTAACGGCTGAGCAGATGGTTACGCTGGCGCGTGTGGCCGAACACTTCGGTACGGGCGAGTTGCGTTTGACGGTTTGGCAGAATGCGTTGGTGCCGAATGTTGCTGACGCAAATGTGGACGCTGCTGTCGAGGCGATTCGCGCGGCTGGCCTGAATATTGAAGTGGGTGGCGTGCTCGGCGGCACGGTTGCATGCACGGGAAACAAGGGATGCAAGTATGCCGCCAGCGATACGAAGTCGCATGCGGTCGAGTTGGCGAATTTTTTGGATGAGAGATTCAGAATTCTTCAGCCCGTCAATCTTCACGTAACGGGATGCTCGCACTCGTGCGCGCAGCACTATATCGGCGACATCGGTCTGATGGGCGTGAAGGTCAACGGCGAAGAAGGCTATCAGGTAAATATTGGCGGCGGCTCGGATCAGGACCAGGGGATTGGGCGCGAATTAATTCCCGCGATCCGGTTTGCCGATCTGCCTGCCGCAATGGAAGGCCTCTTCGCGGCGTACACAGAACAGCGCGGCGCCGAGGAATCTTTTCTCGAGTTCAGCCGCAGGCACAGCATTGAAGAGTTGAAATCCTTTTGCATGGCACAGGAGGTTCGATAA
- a CDS encoding uroporphyrinogen-III synthase, translated as MAHASFDGLRVLSLESRRAKEVEKLIRTYGGEPFVVPAMREVPLDSNVQALEFADDLIKGNYDLVVFFTGIGVRTLVNIVETKYSREKFLKALSSAQVAARGPKPQAALRELKVPVAVTAAEPATWRELLQGLETKYGTSLAEMRVAVQEYGASNPEFLSALTEKCREVTKVPVYQWALPEDIEPLRECVLAIAKGEMDVVLFMTAVQIIHLFQVAEVMNCQQELREGLRSMVVISIGPTTTEELTHYGLTPDFEPSHPKMGFLVNEAAQYASKVLRQKRSGEAAKDALRAPSQKSAKITPQAAKTNAPAETPAPAKVRRVAPSTSNMAGFRDALMPIDFLHEISSRIAGSDSFHVVLERIVGFATTIIPCDSCFIYVLEGDKLVLRASQNPHADIIDQLDIKLGQGVTGWSAEHREPVAIASNASNDPRFKAFKNLPEDHFEAILCTPILCASKIVGVINLQHRLSYQHTPNEIRLLSTIGYLVGAEIERARLESENAQLMGKLETRKAVDRAKGILQRDLAITEDEAYRRMQTESRQRRKSMREIAEAILLSEDLRKSRVDVGEKSAS; from the coding sequence ATGGCACACGCGAGTTTCGACGGGCTAAGGGTTCTATCACTGGAGTCGCGCCGTGCCAAAGAGGTTGAAAAGCTTATCCGCACCTACGGCGGCGAACCATTCGTAGTGCCCGCAATGCGCGAAGTTCCTCTGGACTCGAATGTGCAGGCGCTCGAGTTCGCAGATGACTTGATTAAGGGTAATTACGACCTTGTCGTCTTCTTCACCGGCATCGGTGTGCGCACGCTCGTCAATATCGTTGAAACCAAATACAGTCGCGAGAAGTTCCTCAAGGCGCTCAGCTCGGCGCAGGTTGCGGCTCGTGGTCCCAAGCCGCAGGCCGCTCTTCGCGAGTTGAAGGTACCCGTCGCCGTAACCGCTGCCGAGCCTGCAACGTGGCGCGAACTGCTGCAAGGTCTCGAAACCAAATACGGCACTTCGCTTGCAGAGATGCGCGTTGCCGTGCAGGAATACGGTGCCTCCAACCCGGAGTTTCTCTCCGCCCTTACCGAAAAATGCCGCGAAGTCACCAAGGTTCCCGTCTACCAGTGGGCACTTCCTGAAGACATTGAGCCCTTGCGCGAATGCGTCCTCGCCATCGCCAAGGGCGAAATGGATGTCGTCCTCTTCATGACTGCCGTGCAGATCATTCATCTCTTCCAGGTAGCAGAGGTGATGAACTGCCAGCAGGAGTTGCGCGAAGGCCTTCGCTCCATGGTCGTCATCTCCATCGGGCCCACGACTACCGAGGAACTCACGCACTACGGGCTCACCCCCGACTTCGAGCCATCTCATCCAAAGATGGGCTTTCTCGTCAATGAAGCCGCGCAGTATGCAAGCAAGGTCCTGCGCCAGAAGCGCAGTGGCGAAGCAGCGAAAGACGCTCTACGTGCACCCTCGCAAAAGAGTGCAAAGATCACTCCGCAAGCGGCTAAAACCAACGCTCCCGCTGAAACTCCGGCACCAGCCAAGGTTCGCCGCGTCGCGCCATCCACCTCAAACATGGCCGGCTTTCGCGACGCCCTCATGCCTATCGACTTCCTGCACGAAATCTCGAGCCGCATCGCCGGCTCCGACTCCTTCCATGTTGTCCTCGAGCGCATCGTCGGCTTTGCCACCACGATCATTCCGTGCGACTCCTGCTTTATCTACGTACTCGAAGGCGACAAGCTCGTGCTGCGCGCATCGCAGAACCCGCACGCTGACATCATCGATCAGCTTGACATCAAGCTTGGCCAGGGTGTCACCGGCTGGTCCGCTGAACACCGCGAACCAGTCGCTATCGCCTCGAACGCTTCCAACGATCCACGATTCAAGGCATTTAAAAACCTGCCGGAAGACCACTTCGAAGCGATCCTCTGCACACCTATTCTCTGTGCCAGCAAGATCGTCGGCGTCATCAACCTGCAGCACCGCCTCTCCTACCAGCACACACCCAATGAAATTCGCCTGCTCAGCACCATCGGCTATCTCGTGGGTGCTGAGATCGAGCGCGCGCGTCTGGAAAGCGAAAACGCGCAGCTTATGGGCAAGCTCGAAACCCGTAAGGCAGTCGATCGAGCCAAGGGAATCCTGCAGCGTGACCTCGCCATTACCGAAGATGAAGCCTATCGCCGCATGCAGACCGAAAGTCGCCAACGCCGCAAATCCATGCGCGAAATCGCCGAAGCCATCCTGCTCAGCGAAGACCTGCGCAAGTCTCGCGTAGATGTGGGCGAAAAATCCGCCAGCTAG
- a CDS encoding diflavin oxidoreductase, which translates to MATAPFIPETAPFTPDQRAWLNGFLAGIFAEPAAATQPEVVSLNIAVLYASQSGTGEGLARKVMKELKAKGHTVALASLDSYTPTALAKDEYAIIIASTYGEGEPPESVRPFYDQLCLETAPRLDKLSYTVLALGDKTYEQFCKFGVDLDERLQTLGANRMSHRVDCDVDLDEAFATWKTSFISRLDEIAGSDKSRSAATMATVITMPSTNAATPAQTHTRDNPFRAPLVEKKMLTKDVSSKLTLHMALSIADSKVHYEAGDACGVIPQNDPGLVAQILDGLKFSGDEQVEVAKVGAISLYNALIDSLQVTRLSRKLVQAYAAMGNCQHLLDLLVPEQQAHFDKYIYDRGVIDLLTEYPGVITDPSDLVAMLPRLTPRLYSISSSPLAHAGEVHTTVAVVRYRSHNMERGGVCSTMFADRTSIGDALPIYIQPNKKFRLPQDTDTPIIMIGPGTGIAPFRAFLHERRALGSKGRNWLFFGERSAKTDFLYKSEIEEMLAGKHLTLLDTAFSRDQEHKIYVQDRMLEQASAFWHWLQDGASIYVCGDASRMAKDVDAALHTIAERQGHLDHEAARDYVLRLKEENRYHRDVY; encoded by the coding sequence ATGGCGACGGCCCCATTCATTCCAGAGACCGCACCGTTCACCCCCGACCAGCGCGCCTGGCTTAACGGGTTTCTCGCAGGCATCTTTGCCGAGCCTGCTGCCGCGACTCAGCCGGAAGTTGTTTCGCTCAATATCGCTGTACTGTATGCCTCGCAGTCAGGCACCGGCGAGGGCCTGGCGCGGAAGGTGATGAAAGAGCTCAAGGCCAAAGGCCACACCGTAGCCCTTGCTTCGCTTGACAGCTATACGCCGACTGCGCTGGCGAAGGATGAGTACGCGATCATCATCGCCAGCACCTATGGAGAGGGCGAGCCCCCCGAGAGCGTGCGTCCGTTCTACGATCAGCTCTGCCTGGAGACAGCGCCTCGTCTCGATAAGCTCTCATACACCGTGCTCGCGCTTGGCGACAAGACCTACGAACAGTTCTGCAAGTTTGGCGTAGATCTCGACGAGCGGCTCCAAACGCTTGGAGCGAATCGCATGTCGCATCGCGTCGACTGCGACGTAGACCTCGACGAGGCATTCGCAACATGGAAGACGAGCTTCATCTCCCGTCTGGACGAGATCGCGGGTAGTGATAAGTCGCGCTCTGCGGCGACGATGGCTACGGTTATCACGATGCCAAGCACTAACGCCGCCACTCCGGCGCAGACTCACACGCGAGACAATCCATTTCGCGCACCGCTGGTTGAGAAGAAGATGCTGACCAAGGATGTTTCCAGCAAACTCACGCTTCACATGGCACTCTCTATCGCTGACTCGAAGGTGCACTATGAGGCTGGCGATGCCTGCGGCGTTATTCCTCAGAACGACCCTGGCCTTGTCGCACAGATACTGGATGGACTCAAGTTCAGCGGAGACGAACAGGTAGAGGTGGCGAAGGTTGGAGCGATCTCTCTTTACAATGCGCTGATCGATTCGCTGCAGGTCACGCGGCTCAGCCGGAAGCTTGTGCAGGCGTATGCAGCCATGGGCAACTGCCAGCATCTGCTGGATCTCCTGGTCCCGGAACAGCAAGCGCATTTCGATAAATACATCTACGACCGCGGTGTGATCGATCTGCTCACGGAATATCCCGGTGTGATCACTGATCCTTCCGATCTGGTGGCGATGCTTCCACGATTGACGCCGCGGCTCTACTCCATCTCGTCCAGTCCTCTCGCGCATGCAGGAGAAGTTCACACAACGGTGGCGGTTGTGCGCTACCGCTCGCACAATATGGAACGCGGCGGTGTGTGCTCGACGATGTTTGCGGACCGGACTTCTATCGGCGACGCCCTCCCCATCTACATTCAACCTAATAAGAAATTTCGTCTGCCACAGGATACGGATACGCCAATCATTATGATTGGCCCGGGCACAGGCATCGCGCCGTTCCGCGCATTTCTGCATGAACGGCGGGCGCTCGGTTCGAAGGGACGAAACTGGTTGTTCTTTGGCGAGCGGAGCGCAAAAACCGACTTTCTTTACAAGAGCGAGATCGAGGAGATGTTGGCCGGAAAGCATCTCACGCTGCTGGACACGGCGTTCTCGCGCGACCAAGAGCACAAGATCTACGTTCAGGACAGGATGCTTGAGCAAGCCAGTGCCTTCTGGCATTGGCTACAGGATGGCGCAAGCATTTATGTCTGTGGAGATGCTTCACGCATGGCGAAAGATGTGGATGCCGCGCTGCATACCATCGCTGAACGCCAGGGCCACCTTGACCACGAAGCCGCGCGGGACTATGTTCTGCGGCTGAAAGAAGAAAACCGCTACCACCGCGACGTGTACTAA
- a CDS encoding molybdopterin oxidoreductase family protein, with the protein MSKFSTSIRRKLGFDTRKSEYAFQKDPRVGHISASRVADTWVKTTCGYCSVGCGMLVGVRDGKAVTVRGNPDHSVNHGKLCPKGQSEHHILTAPGRATQPLLRKKGKLVPVPWDEALDTMVERIGSIQQKYGNNSLGVVGTGQLVTEEVYTLGKLVQLGFRTRNNDGNTTLCMASAVSGYKLSFGSDGPPGSYEDMEAADVVLLIGSNIADNHPILCQRVERSSERTLIVVDPRVTKTAMMADIHLPVKPRSDIALINGIAHILIREGLIDSSYIEQHTTGFEEFAAYVSTFTPQHVAQVTGLNEETILKVALLYGRAKAAFIGWTMGVNHSTQGAVTVTAINNLALITGNIGRAGAAPFSITGQCNAMGTRETGFTSSLPGYRKFEDAAHREDLARIWNIDIERIPTARGLAYPDIIEGAVSGKIKALWFIATNPVVSFPNYSVLEQALRSVEFLVVQDGFHPTPTSDFADLVLPAAIWGEKEGTYTNSERRVGKVNRAVAPPGDARTDFDIFLDLAARIGVREELFPNWKTTHDAFLEWQRVSAGRMCDYSKFTWQQIEDENGAQWGGKRLYEDGIFPTSDGKARLHCVPCDPFVEQPNSEYNFILNTGRTVEHWHTRTKTSQVAMLESMVPNAWLEMNPEDAKRLNLKSHDRVTVTSRRSNVKNLELRITGIVAPGQVFMPFHFSESNSNLVTLGAFDPISREPNFKQCAVRVERSATH; encoded by the coding sequence ATGAGTAAGTTCAGCACAAGCATTCGGCGCAAATTAGGTTTTGATACTCGCAAGAGCGAGTATGCCTTTCAGAAGGACCCGCGTGTCGGCCACATCTCGGCCTCGCGCGTGGCCGACACCTGGGTGAAGACTACCTGCGGATATTGTTCAGTTGGCTGTGGGATGCTGGTTGGCGTGCGCGATGGAAAAGCGGTCACAGTGCGCGGCAATCCAGATCATTCGGTGAACCACGGCAAGCTCTGTCCAAAGGGTCAGAGTGAGCACCATATTCTCACCGCACCAGGGCGTGCTACGCAGCCTCTGCTTCGTAAGAAAGGAAAGCTGGTCCCTGTTCCATGGGACGAAGCGCTGGACACGATGGTCGAGAGGATAGGCTCCATCCAGCAGAAGTATGGCAACAATTCTCTCGGTGTCGTCGGTACAGGCCAACTAGTAACCGAAGAGGTATACACCTTGGGCAAGCTGGTTCAGCTTGGCTTCAGAACGCGCAATAACGATGGGAACACAACACTCTGCATGGCAAGCGCCGTTTCAGGCTACAAGCTGTCTTTTGGTAGCGATGGTCCGCCAGGATCGTACGAAGATATGGAGGCGGCGGATGTAGTGCTTCTCATTGGTTCGAATATTGCCGACAACCACCCGATTCTGTGTCAGCGTGTGGAGCGTAGCAGCGAGCGCACGTTGATTGTTGTCGATCCGCGCGTAACAAAAACGGCGATGATGGCAGATATCCATCTTCCAGTAAAGCCACGCAGCGACATTGCACTGATCAACGGCATTGCACATATCCTGATTCGCGAAGGCCTGATTGACAGCAGCTACATCGAACAACATACGACGGGCTTTGAAGAGTTTGCCGCATATGTCTCGACGTTCACGCCGCAGCATGTAGCCCAGGTGACGGGGCTCAATGAGGAGACGATCCTGAAAGTGGCTTTGCTTTATGGCCGCGCCAAAGCTGCGTTCATCGGGTGGACGATGGGCGTGAACCACTCGACGCAAGGGGCTGTTACAGTGACGGCCATCAACAATCTTGCACTGATCACCGGAAACATCGGCAGAGCGGGGGCTGCGCCGTTCTCGATCACCGGGCAATGCAACGCGATGGGCACACGGGAGACTGGTTTTACTTCAAGCCTACCCGGGTACCGCAAGTTTGAAGATGCAGCACATCGCGAGGATCTCGCGAGGATATGGAACATTGACATCGAGCGTATTCCTACGGCACGAGGCCTCGCTTATCCAGACATCATCGAAGGAGCAGTCAGCGGAAAGATCAAGGCACTGTGGTTTATCGCGACCAATCCGGTCGTCTCGTTTCCCAACTATTCAGTGCTGGAACAGGCGCTGCGCAGCGTCGAATTTCTTGTGGTGCAGGACGGCTTTCACCCCACGCCCACCAGCGATTTTGCCGATCTTGTTCTGCCCGCTGCGATTTGGGGAGAGAAGGAAGGGACGTATACGAATTCGGAGCGGCGCGTGGGCAAGGTAAATCGCGCAGTTGCACCGCCAGGCGACGCGCGTACTGACTTTGACATCTTTCTCGATCTTGCGGCGCGGATCGGAGTGCGCGAAGAACTCTTCCCCAACTGGAAGACCACACATGACGCATTCCTTGAGTGGCAGCGCGTCTCTGCTGGTCGCATGTGTGATTACAGCAAGTTCACCTGGCAGCAGATTGAAGACGAGAACGGAGCACAGTGGGGAGGCAAGCGCCTCTACGAGGATGGCATCTTCCCGACCTCAGACGGTAAGGCACGTCTGCACTGTGTGCCATGTGACCCATTTGTCGAGCAGCCTAACTCCGAGTACAACTTCATACTCAACACAGGCCGCACAGTAGAGCATTGGCACACACGCACGAAGACATCACAGGTAGCGATGTTGGAAAGCATGGTGCCGAACGCATGGCTGGAGATGAATCCGGAAGATGCGAAGAGGCTTAATCTGAAGTCGCACGACCGTGTTACCGTGACATCGCGGCGGAGCAATGTAAAGAATCTGGAACTGCGAATTACAGGCATTGTCGCGCCAGGCCAGGTCTTTATGCCGTTTCATTTTTCAGAGTCGAACTCGAATCTGGTTACTCTGGGCGCATTTGATCCTATCTCGCGCGAACCAAACTTCAAGCAGTGCGCCGTCCGTGTAGAACGTTCCGCAACGCACTGA
- a CDS encoding DmsC/YnfH family molybdoenzyme membrane anchor subunit: MSLLLHERAMTDSADVLVRLTSADYAEIPEIRTSATPLIPVRPLVEGEQYRFHFNMTKCIGCRSCEIACNEQNGNPADIRWRRMGEIEGGVYPDAHRHYLSMGCNHCLDPDCLKGCPVNAYTKDPVTGIVLHSADACIGCQYCVWNCPYSVPQFNPERGVVGKCDMCHGRLTDGREPACANACPEGAIEIEIVNTVDWRKNYAAAESPGMPSACHTISTTRITLPAQGAAALERVDLGRIRPEHAHMSLVFMTTLIQMVAGALAATLIWRKASAPVLTLLLFITTVALNISVFHLGRPAYAWRAMKMWRRSWLSREVLLFGLFFGALASTTAAAWFSGHLITLNTRDVSIVGWVAVLFGVAGTIASAFIYLVPARPSWNMAHTPIDFLLSAALIGCTLPPVLEKIAMLLMPEHAFQFADAASSPAWPVLLSAALWLANQAVRLVRLNRSQMFERRASAALLNREKFRTILIVSMTLALVSAVSAIASSYVIAFIASTVAVLLARYLFFVSVVPLNMALTFARASEL, encoded by the coding sequence GTGTCTCTACTTCTCCATGAACGGGCAATGACTGACAGCGCAGACGTACTGGTGCGCTTGACGAGCGCAGATTACGCGGAGATTCCTGAGATCAGAACGTCAGCGACGCCGCTGATTCCGGTGCGACCGCTTGTTGAAGGTGAGCAGTATCGCTTTCACTTCAACATGACGAAGTGCATCGGCTGCCGTTCGTGCGAGATCGCATGTAATGAACAAAATGGCAATCCCGCAGACATCCGTTGGCGGCGCATGGGCGAGATTGAAGGCGGGGTTTATCCGGATGCGCATCGTCACTATCTGTCGATGGGATGCAACCACTGCCTGGACCCTGATTGTTTGAAGGGCTGTCCGGTCAACGCATACACAAAGGATCCTGTAACGGGCATCGTGCTCCATTCGGCGGATGCCTGCATTGGCTGCCAGTATTGTGTGTGGAACTGCCCATACAGCGTGCCGCAGTTCAATCCGGAGCGTGGTGTCGTAGGCAAATGCGACATGTGCCATGGCCGCCTTACCGATGGGCGCGAGCCGGCGTGCGCCAATGCCTGTCCCGAAGGGGCAATCGAAATCGAAATAGTGAACACGGTAGACTGGCGCAAAAACTACGCGGCAGCCGAGTCCCCGGGCATGCCTTCGGCGTGTCATACGATCTCAACGACCCGCATCACCTTACCTGCCCAAGGCGCTGCGGCACTGGAACGTGTCGATTTGGGTCGCATCCGCCCAGAGCATGCGCACATGTCGTTGGTGTTTATGACGACACTCATCCAGATGGTCGCGGGCGCGCTGGCCGCTACGCTGATCTGGAGGAAAGCCAGTGCGCCAGTACTTACACTGCTGCTCTTCATTACGACAGTTGCATTGAACATCTCAGTGTTCCATCTCGGGCGCCCAGCCTATGCATGGAGAGCCATGAAGATGTGGAGGCGTTCATGGCTCAGCAGGGAAGTGCTGCTCTTTGGCCTTTTCTTTGGAGCACTCGCGTCAACAACCGCGGCTGCATGGTTCAGCGGGCATCTGATTACGCTCAATACCCGTGATGTGTCGATCGTCGGTTGGGTTGCTGTGCTGTTTGGAGTCGCGGGAACGATCGCCAGCGCATTCATCTACCTCGTACCAGCACGACCATCCTGGAACATGGCGCATACGCCAATCGACTTTCTGCTCAGTGCAGCTCTGATAGGTTGTACGCTCCCGCCTGTCTTAGAAAAAATCGCAATGCTGCTGATGCCCGAACATGCCTTCCAGTTTGCTGATGCAGCTTCTTCCCCTGCATGGCCTGTGCTGCTGAGTGCTGCGCTTTGGCTGGCGAATCAAGCCGTTCGATTAGTTCGGCTGAATCGTTCGCAAATGTTTGAGAGACGTGCTAGCGCGGCATTGCTCAACAGAGAAAAGTTCCGCACGATTCTGATTGTGTCGATGACGCTTGCTCTTGTTTCTGCAGTCAGTGCAATAGCAAGCAGCTATGTTATCGCCTTTATAGCTTCTACAGTGGCTGTGTTGCTCGCTCGTTATCTGTTCTTTGTCTCTGTTGTTCCATTGAATATGGCTCTGACCTTTGCACGAGCGAGTGAGCTATGA
- a CDS encoding alginate export family protein, translating to MRHLVTSLFLVAAAAIPAIAQSPPTASTLPVAITVYDRTRVDTSQWYAATPEPETYGYVESLLRIGVAQHMHRVDWQLELAQPSMLALPSDAVSPITAQGQLGLGGTYYASNGNNTYPAAAFLKQGFVRYHFAGTDKTLRAGRFEFFDGQETQPENPTLAWLQTNRIAQRLVGNFGFSNAQRSFDGTDAHFGSGAWDITAMAGRATQGVFNMNGNPELNVDLQYLAYTKYAAHDHILLRGFAIGYHDGRTGVAKTDNRPLAVRQADHKNIRIGTYGANLATDVPAGAGQFDFLAWGAVQNGRWGLLNQHAGAAAVEGGFQLTKAATAPWLRGGWSRSTGDNNPTDGQHNTFFQILPTPRVYAQFPFYNLMNNTDTFVQLIDKPASRITVRSDLHWLKLTSSNDLWYQGGGAFDNKVFGYTGRPANGKTGLASMADVSLDWKINKPLDINFYYAHAWGKSVVSSIYPTTSSAQFGYIELNYRWGVPQRSGKS from the coding sequence ATGAGACATCTTGTTACCTCTCTCTTTCTCGTTGCCGCAGCGGCGATTCCTGCCATCGCGCAATCACCACCGACCGCGAGCACGCTCCCTGTCGCCATCACCGTCTACGATCGCACGCGTGTCGATACCTCCCAGTGGTATGCAGCTACGCCCGAACCTGAGACCTACGGCTATGTCGAATCGCTCCTGCGCATCGGCGTCGCACAACACATGCACCGCGTCGATTGGCAGTTGGAGCTTGCGCAGCCTTCGATGCTCGCACTTCCCAGCGACGCAGTCTCCCCAATCACAGCGCAGGGCCAGCTAGGCCTCGGCGGCACGTACTACGCATCCAACGGCAATAACACCTACCCCGCCGCTGCATTCCTCAAGCAGGGCTTCGTGCGCTATCACTTCGCAGGTACAGACAAAACTCTCCGCGCGGGACGGTTCGAGTTCTTCGACGGGCAGGAGACGCAACCGGAGAACCCCACTCTGGCGTGGCTCCAGACCAACCGCATCGCACAAAGGCTGGTGGGCAACTTCGGCTTCTCGAACGCGCAACGCAGCTTCGACGGCACCGATGCTCACTTCGGCTCTGGCGCTTGGGACATCACTGCTATGGCCGGCCGAGCCACGCAAGGCGTCTTCAACATGAACGGCAATCCTGAGTTGAACGTTGACCTGCAATATCTCGCTTACACGAAGTACGCGGCGCATGATCACATACTCCTGCGTGGCTTTGCCATCGGCTACCACGATGGACGCACCGGCGTCGCCAAGACCGACAACCGCCCGCTCGCTGTGCGCCAGGCAGACCACAAAAACATTCGCATCGGCACCTACGGCGCAAACCTCGCCACGGATGTCCCCGCAGGCGCTGGCCAGTTTGATTTCCTCGCCTGGGGTGCAGTGCAAAACGGACGCTGGGGTCTGCTTAATCAACACGCAGGCGCGGCTGCTGTTGAAGGCGGCTTTCAATTGACAAAGGCCGCCACTGCTCCCTGGCTCCGCGGCGGCTGGTCTCGCAGCACCGGCGACAACAATCCCACCGATGGCCAGCACAACACGTTCTTTCAGATCCTGCCCACGCCACGCGTCTATGCGCAGTTCCCCTTCTACAACCTCATGAATAACACCGACACCTTCGTCCAGTTGATCGACAAGCCAGCCAGCCGCATCACCGTGCGCAGCGATCTTCACTGGCTCAAGCTCACTTCGAGCAACGACCTCTGGTATCAGGGTGGCGGAGCCTTCGATAACAAGGTCTTCGGCTACACAGGCCGCCCAGCAAACGGAAAAACTGGCCTGGCATCGATGGCAGACGTTAGTCTCGACTGGAAGATCAACAAGCCGCTCGACATCAACTTCTACTACGCTCACGCCTGGGGCAAGAGCGTGGTTAGCTCCATCTACCCCACAACCAGCTCTGCGCAATTTGGCTACATCGAGCTCAACTACCGCTGGGGCGTTCCGCAGCGATCCGGCAAAAGCTAA